In a single window of the Paenibacillus sp. MMS20-IR301 genome:
- a CDS encoding AraC family transcriptional regulator, whose translation MKHFSFLSKLMMFTFAISILPVVFIGSFSYFTSSKEIQKNVNESKKELILQITSNVEHKLNTVNQTLNQVVNSSVLKKALNNPLNETDFILYNDIRNEIRNMQSFDTRLEDVILLNQRQNWMIKNSGLYRLNEYPNYEQLANLLNVQGSSAWVLNPSSLFYSEESINVTGCSYSISLIKKLPTTKLQKYGLALANIPACSLQDFINSDVQPLDSIIVLDQAGRILLHPDRSLIGQPAEAGGFMGFPQISAAAEPSGQFKTEIGKADYSVTYMRSQLNGWIYLSVTSIESLTRESGKIGTYTVLVCTFMLLLSVLLAWLGSRRMYTPIARLLSQMGQRRPGLRARHTDEFQLIGEQVHSLFQSKSQLEKEVSQHIRQVRTFFLIQALQGNLRKRELLEELEQYGYSRQLEEWRTMAVITLSIDFTEESSYEKKDLNLLLFAAHNMIEELVSADNRLTPVVMGHALVTVIGSGDASTEAFHRMLYGLTETLQQEINNYLKLQVSIGLSLPFHALDKMSIAYREGLEALKHRITLGKGIIIQYENLNSGKHYLNLNYPTHTENDLMDAIKLADSDKAKELLHKLFKCIFALGLSPQEYQIPLTRLLNNTLIMMQESGITLNQIYHTNGSLFEELTDLHIVAEIEDWFWTIVIEPVIVIFNSRQNAQYHNISEKLIDIVQHEYDRDLTLEECASRLHYNANYISSVFRKETQYYFSDYLIMYRFKMAKKWLEETDMPVKDIASRLRYNNSQNFIRSFRKQEGMTPGQYRDSFSSKPKAVPDDY comes from the coding sequence TTGAAGCATTTCAGTTTTCTGAGCAAATTAATGATGTTCACGTTCGCCATCAGTATCCTTCCGGTGGTATTCATCGGTTCTTTCTCTTATTTCACATCCTCCAAGGAAATTCAAAAAAATGTTAACGAAAGCAAAAAGGAACTTATTTTACAAATTACCTCAAATGTAGAGCATAAGCTTAACACTGTCAATCAGACGCTGAACCAGGTAGTGAACTCTTCAGTGCTGAAAAAAGCGCTTAATAATCCGCTTAATGAAACCGATTTCATTTTATATAATGACATAAGAAACGAAATCCGCAATATGCAGTCCTTTGATACCCGGCTGGAGGATGTGATTCTGCTCAATCAGCGGCAGAACTGGATGATTAAGAATTCCGGCCTCTACCGGCTGAATGAATATCCCAATTACGAGCAGCTCGCCAATCTGCTGAATGTTCAGGGCAGCTCTGCGTGGGTGCTGAATCCCTCTTCCCTGTTCTACAGCGAGGAGAGCATCAATGTGACCGGCTGCAGCTACAGCATCAGTCTGATTAAGAAGCTGCCGACCACCAAGCTGCAAAAATACGGGCTGGCCCTGGCCAACATCCCGGCCTGCAGTCTTCAGGACTTCATTAACTCCGATGTGCAGCCGCTGGACAGTATCATTGTGCTGGATCAGGCGGGGCGGATTCTGCTGCATCCTGACCGCTCCCTGATCGGTCAGCCTGCCGAGGCGGGCGGATTCATGGGCTTTCCGCAGATCAGCGCTGCCGCAGAGCCTTCCGGACAATTCAAGACGGAGATCGGCAAAGCGGATTATTCTGTGACGTATATGCGCTCCCAGCTTAACGGCTGGATTTATTTGTCTGTAACTTCGATTGAGAGCCTGACCCGGGAATCCGGTAAAATCGGTACCTATACAGTATTGGTCTGTACATTCATGCTGCTGTTATCTGTACTGCTGGCGTGGCTCGGGTCCCGGCGCATGTACACTCCGATCGCCAGACTGCTCAGCCAGATGGGCCAGCGCCGTCCCGGCCTGCGGGCCAGACATACGGATGAGTTCCAGCTGATCGGGGAGCAGGTACATTCTCTGTTTCAATCCAAATCCCAGCTGGAAAAAGAGGTCAGCCAGCATATCCGGCAGGTGCGGACCTTCTTCCTCATCCAGGCCTTGCAGGGGAACCTCAGGAAACGCGAGCTGCTGGAGGAGCTGGAGCAGTACGGGTATAGCCGGCAGCTGGAGGAATGGCGGACGATGGCGGTGATTACGCTGAGCATCGATTTCACGGAGGAGAGCAGCTATGAGAAGAAGGATCTCAATCTGCTGTTGTTTGCCGCGCACAATATGATTGAAGAGCTGGTCTCTGCGGATAACCGGCTGACACCTGTGGTGATGGGGCATGCCCTCGTAACCGTGATCGGCAGCGGTGATGCAAGCACGGAGGCTTTTCACCGGATGCTCTATGGCTTGACGGAGACGCTGCAGCAGGAGATCAATAATTACCTGAAGCTGCAGGTCAGTATCGGCCTCAGTCTGCCCTTTCACGCTTTGGATAAAATGTCTATCGCTTACCGCGAGGGTCTGGAGGCCTTGAAGCACCGGATTACGCTCGGCAAGGGCATCATTATTCAATACGAGAATCTGAATTCCGGCAAGCATTATCTTAATCTGAACTACCCGACTCATACCGAAAATGATCTGATGGACGCCATCAAGCTGGCGGACAGCGATAAGGCGAAGGAGCTGCTGCATAAGCTGTTCAAGTGTATTTTTGCACTGGGCCTCTCGCCGCAGGAGTACCAGATTCCGCTGACCCGGCTGCTGAACAATACGCTGATTATGATGCAGGAATCGGGAATCACGCTGAATCAGATTTATCACACTAACGGATCGTTGTTCGAGGAGCTGACCGATCTGCATATCGTGGCGGAGATTGAAGACTGGTTCTGGACCATCGTCATCGAGCCGGTCATTGTTATCTTTAACAGCAGGCAGAACGCCCAGTATCATAATATTTCCGAGAAGCTGATCGATATTGTCCAGCATGAATATGACCGGGATCTGACGCTGGAGGAATGTGCTTCCCGGCTGCATTATAACGCCAACTACATCAGCAGTGTGTTCCGCAAGGAGACCCAGTATTACTTCAGTGACTACCTCATTATGTACCGGTTCAAAATGGCCAAAAAATGGCTGGAGGAAACCGACATGCCGGTCAAGGATATCGCCTCCCGCTTAAGATACAATAACTCGCAGAACTTCATCCGCTCCTTCCGCAAGCAGGAGGGAATGACACCGGGACAATACCGGGACAGCTTCAGCTCGAAGCCTAAGGCTGTGCCGGATGATTATTAG
- a CDS encoding carbohydrate ABC transporter permease — translation MAQSTSSFKKETMGGRMFTIVNTTLLALIALICLFPFVNVFASSFASTQEVVEKKFVLFPTTFSLDAYRFILSTPTIFRALGVSVGVTVAGTVFSMILTALMAYGLSRKYLAGRDFINFVVVFSMLFSGGMIPTFLVVKMFGLIDSYGSMIIPSAINAFNLIIMRNFFQALPEGLEESAKIDGSNDFGVLIKIMLPLALPSIATLSLFYGVAYWNTYMTAVLYINDSVRWPIQVLLRQIVIVSSGMQGDNASVDIIPPAQTIKMAVIVVATVPMLVAYPFVQKHFTKGAMLGAVKG, via the coding sequence ATGGCGCAATCAACATCATCATTCAAAAAAGAAACGATGGGCGGACGAATGTTCACCATTGTGAATACCACCCTGCTGGCACTCATCGCCCTGATTTGTCTCTTTCCCTTTGTCAATGTGTTTGCCAGCTCCTTTGCTTCTACACAAGAGGTGGTGGAGAAGAAATTCGTCCTGTTCCCCACGACCTTTTCATTAGACGCTTACCGCTTTATTCTGTCTACACCCACAATCTTCAGAGCCCTCGGCGTATCTGTCGGGGTCACGGTTGCCGGAACCGTATTCAGTATGATACTTACCGCACTGATGGCTTACGGCTTATCCCGCAAATATCTGGCCGGCCGGGATTTCATTAACTTCGTAGTGGTGTTCTCGATGCTGTTCAGCGGGGGGATGATTCCTACCTTTCTCGTGGTCAAAATGTTCGGATTAATCGACTCCTACGGGTCCATGATCATCCCCTCAGCCATCAACGCCTTCAATCTGATCATTATGCGCAACTTCTTCCAGGCGCTGCCGGAGGGGCTGGAGGAATCCGCCAAGATTGACGGCTCCAATGACTTCGGTGTCTTAATCAAAATCATGCTGCCGCTGGCGCTGCCCTCCATCGCCACCCTCTCCCTGTTCTATGGCGTAGCCTACTGGAACACTTATATGACAGCCGTCCTGTATATCAACGACTCGGTCAGATGGCCGATTCAGGTGCTGCTGCGCCAGATCGTTATCGTCTCCAGCGGGATGCAGGGCGATAACGCCTCGGTCGATATTATTCCGCCGGCCCAGACGATTAAGATGGCCGTTATCGTCGTTGCCACCGTGCCGATGCTGGTTGCCTATCCGTTCGTGCAGAAGCATTTCACTAAAGGGGCCATGCTCGGTGCAGTCAAAGGCTGA
- a CDS encoding ABC transporter permease has product MILPGFVYFVIFKYLPMGGLIISFQDYQPYMGIGGSPWVGFKHFIRLFTEPTFLMLLRNTLILFALNLVIFFPLPIILSLMLNEVRNKMFKNVVQTIIYIPHFLSWVIIVSITYVFMNVDGGVLNEAIAALGGRKISFLTSPEWLRAVYIAQIIWKELGWSTIIYLAAITVVDTQLYEAAEMDGAGRLRKTWHVTLPAIRPVIITLLILKIGHTLDLGFEHMYLLINSLNREVGEIFDTYIYTAGLKNGQLSFSTTVGLFKGLVGLILVMLSNKLAKKMGEDGVY; this is encoded by the coding sequence ATGATCCTGCCGGGGTTCGTGTACTTTGTAATCTTTAAGTACCTGCCGATGGGCGGTCTGATTATCTCATTCCAGGACTATCAGCCTTATATGGGGATCGGGGGCAGCCCGTGGGTCGGATTCAAACATTTCATCCGCCTGTTCACGGAGCCGACCTTCCTTATGCTGCTCAGGAATACGCTGATCCTGTTTGCGCTGAACCTGGTGATCTTTTTCCCGCTGCCGATTATTTTATCGCTGATGCTGAATGAGGTCCGCAATAAAATGTTCAAAAATGTGGTGCAGACGATCATTTATATTCCGCATTTCCTGTCCTGGGTAATCATTGTTTCCATTACTTATGTATTCATGAATGTGGACGGCGGGGTACTTAATGAGGCTATTGCCGCACTCGGCGGCCGGAAGATCAGCTTCCTCACTTCTCCGGAGTGGCTGCGCGCCGTCTATATCGCACAGATCATCTGGAAGGAGCTCGGCTGGTCGACCATTATCTATCTGGCAGCCATCACAGTTGTCGATACCCAGTTATATGAAGCCGCCGAGATGGACGGAGCAGGCAGATTGCGCAAGACCTGGCATGTTACCCTTCCGGCAATCCGTCCGGTTATCATTACGCTGCTCATTCTCAAAATCGGGCATACGCTCGATCTCGGCTTCGAGCATATGTACCTGCTGATTAACTCCCTGAACCGTGAGGTGGGGGAAATCTTCGATACTTATATCTACACTGCAGGTCTGAAGAACGGCCAGCTCAGCTTCAGTACCACCGTCGGTCTATTCAAGGGGCTTGTAGGTCTGATTCTCGTTATGCTGTCGAACAAACTGGCTAAGAAGATGGGCGAAGACGGGGTGTACTAG
- a CDS encoding extracellular solute-binding protein has translation MNKKISKLAVLAVSSALVLGACGNNEPADTGQAASPAGNGTVQETPAAKTKISWMNILHSTTPPTDTVLNKIEEITNTELDFTWVPDASKEERINTALASDSLADIVTLTLLENSSVRNALKAGVFWDVGPYLDEFPNLAAISQDMRTSASIEGKLYGIPMVKDLARNGVILRKDWLDKLGMAVPKTTDELMQVAKAFTEQDPDGNGSKDTTGFIDRSDLVFGAFKTLGSYFGTPSGWHVDDSGTVTPEFESEGYVKAMDYMKELYKGGYINQDFAVTAKTDQQQGFAQGKAGIYVGALFDSKNLLNMAKGIQDNMDLVMVNDITSTGNEADRAIWSSSNGVGGLMSFPKSEVKDEAELKQLLQFVNDIMSEEVFALMTYGIEGVHYTVDADKAVTIINTELWQQEVQPFASARPKEPGYVIHDADPLRTEAARLILDNEKHAVLNPMYSLESPTFSAEGSELQKIITDATYKYILEKIDLAAFKQEVEKWRKSGGNDIISEYEAAYKAVNG, from the coding sequence ATGAATAAGAAGATTAGTAAATTGGCAGTGCTTGCTGTCAGCAGCGCTCTGGTACTGGGGGCCTGCGGCAACAATGAACCTGCGGACACAGGGCAGGCTGCAAGTCCGGCGGGGAACGGGACAGTGCAGGAAACGCCGGCAGCAAAGACAAAGATCAGCTGGATGAACATTCTGCATTCCACCACGCCGCCGACAGATACCGTGCTTAATAAAATTGAGGAGATCACGAATACAGAGCTGGACTTCACCTGGGTACCGGATGCCTCCAAGGAGGAGCGGATCAATACAGCGCTGGCTTCTGATTCCCTTGCCGATATAGTGACTCTGACCCTGTTGGAGAATTCTTCCGTGCGCAATGCGCTGAAAGCCGGAGTCTTCTGGGATGTCGGCCCGTACCTGGATGAATTCCCGAACCTCGCAGCTATTTCCCAGGATATGCGCACCTCAGCTTCTATTGAAGGCAAGCTCTACGGTATCCCGATGGTGAAGGATCTGGCCAGAAATGGTGTTATTCTCCGCAAGGACTGGCTGGATAAGCTGGGTATGGCGGTCCCCAAAACAACTGATGAACTGATGCAAGTTGCGAAAGCGTTTACAGAACAGGACCCGGACGGCAATGGATCTAAAGATACTACCGGCTTCATCGACCGGAGCGATCTGGTCTTCGGTGCATTCAAAACGCTGGGCTCCTATTTCGGCACGCCGTCCGGCTGGCATGTGGATGACAGCGGGACTGTGACGCCGGAGTTTGAATCTGAAGGTTATGTGAAGGCAATGGATTATATGAAAGAGCTGTATAAAGGCGGCTATATCAATCAGGATTTCGCTGTAACCGCCAAGACCGACCAGCAGCAGGGCTTTGCACAGGGGAAGGCCGGGATTTATGTCGGAGCGCTCTTTGACAGCAAGAACCTGTTGAACATGGCCAAAGGCATTCAGGATAACATGGATCTGGTCATGGTGAACGATATTACCTCCACCGGCAATGAAGCCGACCGGGCGATCTGGAGCTCGAGCAACGGCGTGGGCGGTCTGATGTCCTTCCCGAAATCGGAAGTCAAGGACGAAGCCGAGCTCAAACAGTTACTGCAATTTGTAAATGATATTATGTCGGAGGAAGTATTCGCCCTGATGACCTATGGCATCGAAGGTGTGCACTACACAGTTGATGCCGACAAAGCAGTTACGATTATCAACACCGAGCTGTGGCAGCAGGAGGTCCAGCCGTTCGCTTCCGCGCGGCCCAAAGAGCCTGGCTATGTTATCCATGATGCTGATCCGCTGAGAACAGAAGCTGCGCGCCTGATCCTTGATAACGAGAAGCATGCGGTGCTGAATCCGATGTACTCCCTGGAATCTCCGACGTTCTCTGCGGAAGGCTCCGAGCTGCAGAAGATTATCACCGATGCCACCTACAAGTATATTCTGGAGAAAATCGACCTTGCCGCATTCAAGCAGGAAGTGGAGAAATGGCGCAAATCCGGCGGTAATGACATCATCTCTGAATATGAGGCTGCTTACAAAGCGGTAAACGGCTAA
- a CDS encoding glycoside hydrolase family 88 protein, whose translation MSFQTEVMMADRMRWAVRTAESVMERTPRLYEAKGYEGKWSYDYGVILKGFELLWRQTGHPEYFRYIREQMDYFIGEDGSIRGYRPDEYNIDHLNNGKLLFALYRETGLDKYRLAAGQLREQLKQHPRTSELAFWHKQIYPQQIWLDGLYMGAPFYLEYLLAFEAGQGLEDVTRQFIICERHTKDPQTGLLYHAWDEQRAQPWSHPQTGQSPNFWGRSLGWYVMALADVLAILPAGHEDYAELVRILQDTLGALRRFQDPSSGVWYQVVNESGRKGNYLESSASGMITYAIAKGIMLGVLEAEAGWQETLDRAYAGLIAEFVTVTGRGWVNLNKTCQVAGLGGEDRRDGTYAYYISEPIITNDQKGLGAFLLACGEYEQLQRSRGQHTASH comes from the coding sequence ATGTCATTTCAAACGGAGGTTATGATGGCGGACAGGATGAGATGGGCGGTGCGGACGGCAGAATCGGTTATGGAACGGACACCGCGGCTGTATGAGGCTAAAGGCTATGAGGGCAAGTGGTCATATGATTACGGGGTTATATTGAAGGGCTTCGAGCTGCTCTGGCGGCAGACGGGCCATCCGGAATATTTCCGCTACATCCGGGAGCAGATGGATTATTTCATCGGGGAAGACGGCAGCATTAGGGGTTACCGGCCCGATGAGTATAACATTGACCATCTCAATAACGGCAAGCTGCTGTTTGCGCTTTACCGGGAGACCGGGCTGGATAAGTACAGGTTAGCCGCCGGGCAGCTGCGGGAGCAGCTGAAGCAGCATCCCCGGACCTCAGAGCTGGCGTTCTGGCATAAGCAAATCTACCCGCAGCAGATCTGGCTGGACGGATTGTACATGGGGGCACCGTTCTATCTCGAATACTTGCTGGCCTTCGAAGCTGGACAGGGCCTTGAGGATGTAACGCGGCAGTTCATCATCTGTGAGCGGCATACGAAGGACCCGCAGACCGGTCTGCTCTATCATGCCTGGGATGAGCAGCGCGCCCAGCCGTGGAGCCATCCGCAGACCGGCCAGTCCCCGAATTTCTGGGGGCGGTCGCTCGGCTGGTATGTGATGGCACTGGCCGATGTGCTGGCTATTCTGCCCGCCGGGCATGAGGATTATGCAGAGCTGGTGAGAATACTGCAGGATACACTGGGCGCCTTGCGGAGATTCCAGGACCCCTCTTCCGGTGTCTGGTACCAGGTGGTCAATGAGAGCGGCCGCAAGGGCAATTATCTGGAGTCCTCGGCTTCCGGCATGATCACCTATGCCATAGCGAAGGGGATCATGCTGGGCGTGCTGGAGGCAGAGGCGGGCTGGCAGGAGACGCTGGACCGGGCCTATGCAGGCTTAATTGCCGAGTTTGTGACGGTAACCGGACGCGGGTGGGTCAATCTGAATAAGACCTGCCAGGTCGCCGGCCTGGGCGGGGAAGACCGCAGAGACGGAACCTACGCGTATTACATCAGTGAGCCGATTATCACGAATGACCAGAAGGGGCTGGGAGCCTTCCTGCTGGCCTGCGGCGAGTATGAGCAGCTGCAGCGCTCACGCGGGCAGCATACTGCGTCTCATTAA
- a CDS encoding APC family permease, which produces MFSVKRFLIGRPLKSEQLGEQKLNKTKALAILSSDALSSVAYGPEQILLVLITVSTAAFWYSIPIAVGVLVLLLALILSYRQIIFAYPQGGGAYVVSKENLGKYPGLIAGGSLLVDYILTVAVSVSAGTDAITSAFPGLRPYNVLIAILFVLLITTLNLRGVTESASFLAYPVYLFVFAMFIMIGLGLFRIMSGDVPAQLHTSLGTPVAGVSLFLLLRAFSSGSSALTGVEAISNAIPNFKAPAPNNAAKTLAAMGILLALLFSGIVFLAYYYGIAPREEVTVVSDIAEQVFGRNFMYFFLQGTTALILVLAANTGYSAFPLLAVNLAKDKFIPRMFTVRGDRLGYSNGILSLGILSIILIIAFEGRTEHLIPLYAVGVFIPFTLSQTGMMLKWIRQKPEGWLPKLIINTAGALISFIVTMMFFLTKFPQVWPVLVFLPLIILLFYRIRKHYESVAEQLRINTCGEPPLAIEGNIIILPVAGITHVVENSLRYAKSLGAQQIIAVHVPFEREDDAIFEEKWKKFHPEVRLVTLYSPYRTIIHPLTKFIDTVQRKASESNYQVTVIVPQFIPKKGWHNILHNQSSLLIRTHLLYRRNVIITTVPYHLKK; this is translated from the coding sequence ATGTTCTCGGTAAAAAGATTCCTGATTGGACGGCCGCTGAAGTCGGAGCAGCTGGGTGAGCAGAAGCTGAACAAGACCAAAGCCCTGGCCATCTTGTCCTCCGATGCCTTGTCTTCGGTAGCTTACGGACCCGAGCAGATTTTGCTGGTGCTGATTACGGTCAGTACAGCGGCTTTCTGGTATTCGATTCCCATCGCTGTTGGTGTGCTTGTACTGCTGCTGGCGCTGATTCTTTCCTACAGGCAGATTATTTTTGCTTATCCGCAGGGCGGCGGGGCATATGTGGTATCGAAGGAGAATCTGGGCAAATATCCCGGTCTCATTGCCGGCGGCTCCCTGCTTGTTGACTATATATTGACTGTGGCGGTGAGCGTATCCGCCGGAACAGACGCCATCACCTCGGCTTTTCCGGGCCTGCGTCCTTATAATGTGCTGATTGCCATTCTGTTTGTTCTGCTGATTACGACCCTGAACCTGCGCGGAGTGACGGAATCCGCGTCCTTTCTGGCGTATCCGGTATATCTGTTCGTCTTCGCCATGTTCATCATGATCGGCCTCGGCCTCTTCCGTATTATGAGCGGCGATGTGCCGGCTCAGCTGCATACTTCGCTGGGCACACCGGTAGCCGGGGTCAGCCTGTTCCTGCTGCTCCGGGCCTTCTCCTCGGGGAGCTCGGCGCTGACCGGTGTGGAGGCCATCTCGAATGCCATTCCTAACTTCAAGGCGCCTGCACCGAATAATGCCGCGAAGACACTGGCGGCAATGGGCATACTGCTGGCGCTGTTATTCTCAGGCATTGTCTTCCTGGCTTACTATTACGGCATAGCCCCGCGCGAAGAGGTGACGGTTGTCTCCGATATTGCGGAGCAGGTCTTCGGCAGGAACTTCATGTATTTCTTCCTGCAGGGAACTACGGCCCTGATTCTGGTTCTGGCGGCCAATACCGGATATTCCGCATTCCCGCTGCTGGCGGTGAATCTGGCCAAGGATAAATTCATCCCGCGGATGTTCACGGTCCGGGGGGACCGGCTTGGCTACTCTAACGGGATTCTTAGTCTTGGCATCTTGTCGATCATCCTGATTATTGCCTTTGAGGGGCGGACGGAGCACCTGATTCCGCTCTATGCGGTCGGGGTGTTCATTCCGTTCACGCTCTCGCAGACCGGGATGATGCTCAAATGGATCCGGCAGAAGCCGGAGGGCTGGCTGCCCAAGCTGATTATTAATACAGCCGGAGCACTCATCAGCTTCATCGTGACTATGATGTTCTTCCTGACCAAATTCCCGCAGGTCTGGCCGGTGCTGGTCTTCCTGCCGCTCATCATTCTGCTCTTCTACCGCATCCGCAAGCATTATGAGTCCGTGGCTGAACAGCTGCGGATTAATACCTGCGGGGAACCGCCGCTTGCGATTGAAGGGAATATTATCATCCTCCCGGTGGCCGGCATTACACATGTAGTGGAGAATTCCCTGCGGTATGCCAAGTCGCTTGGCGCCCAGCAGATCATTGCTGTACACGTCCCGTTTGAGCGGGAGGATGATGCCATTTTCGAAGAAAAGTGGAAGAAATTCCATCCCGAGGTACGCCTGGTGACGCTGTATTCACCTTACCGGACGATCATTCATCCGCTGACTAAGTTCATTGATACCGTTCAGCGCAAGGCCAGTGAATCAAATTATCAGGTGACGGTCATCGTTCCGCAGTTCATCCCGAAGAAGGGCTGGCATAACATCCTCCATAACCAGTCCAGCCTGCTGATCCGCACTCATCTGCTCTACCGGAGGAATGTAATTATCACTACAGTACCTTATCATTTGAAGAAATAA
- a CDS encoding extracellular solute-binding protein, with protein MVKRLAGRALKMICGAALMLPLSMMSACSRGESALSDNSADQPPISILAPLHFPQTPSSELITEIERLTGTQLNITWVPEGVYTDKMNTALTTGSLDKVTFVKFTDYNPVKNMIRSGAFWEIGPYLEEFPNLRQLDAAILKQTAVDGGIYGLYTERPASRQGIIIRKDWLEQLHLSPPQTLDELYEVMKQFTYNDPDGNGKADTLGLVDRNDLVYGVFKTLSSYFGTPNNWKIEDGRFIPEFATPEYMDTMNFMRKLYNEGIINQDFALTSKEVQRDKFIRGTAGIFIGSMTDVQRLSIEAKAINPQAELTLINRIEGPQGYKVWSIPKYNGLYLFSKKAIATEQELKQVLHFFDRAMDKDVANLMVYGFEGRHYTLDGKGKVILPENTSQLRVYEVSPLYSLMIADGGNKNIMEVAQKEQLTALADQLNKDNEQFLVDDPTVGLISPTYDEKNVELSAIIADATYNYILGNIDADGFAEEVENWRTSGGSMIIQEYAEAEAKARNDEN; from the coding sequence ATGGTCAAAAGACTGGCGGGCAGGGCGCTGAAGATGATCTGCGGGGCAGCACTGATGCTGCCGCTGAGTATGATGAGTGCTTGCAGCAGGGGGGAAAGTGCACTTTCAGACAACTCTGCGGATCAGCCGCCGATCTCGATTCTTGCCCCGCTGCATTTCCCGCAGACGCCTTCAAGTGAGCTGATTACCGAGATTGAGCGCCTGACCGGAACACAGCTGAATATTACCTGGGTGCCGGAAGGGGTCTATACGGATAAGATGAATACGGCGCTGACCACCGGCTCGCTGGACAAAGTAACCTTTGTTAAATTCACCGATTATAATCCGGTCAAGAATATGATCCGCTCCGGCGCTTTCTGGGAGATTGGCCCTTACCTGGAGGAATTCCCGAATCTGCGGCAGCTGGATGCCGCTATCCTCAAGCAGACTGCTGTAGACGGGGGGATTTACGGGCTATACACGGAACGCCCGGCTTCCCGGCAGGGCATCATTATCCGCAAGGATTGGCTGGAGCAGCTGCACCTGAGCCCGCCGCAGACGCTGGATGAGCTGTATGAGGTGATGAAGCAGTTCACCTATAATGATCCGGACGGCAACGGCAAAGCAGATACGCTCGGGCTGGTGGACCGCAATGATCTGGTGTACGGGGTATTCAAGACGTTAAGCTCCTATTTCGGCACGCCGAATAACTGGAAGATCGAGGATGGCCGGTTCATCCCGGAATTTGCGACGCCTGAATATATGGATACGATGAATTTCATGCGTAAATTGTACAACGAAGGGATTATCAACCAGGATTTCGCCCTGACCAGCAAGGAGGTGCAGCGGGATAAGTTCATCCGCGGGACGGCAGGGATTTTCATTGGCAGCATGACCGATGTGCAGCGGCTCTCAATTGAGGCGAAGGCGATTAATCCGCAGGCAGAGCTTACCCTGATTAACCGGATTGAAGGACCGCAAGGGTACAAGGTATGGTCAATTCCCAAGTATAACGGTCTGTATCTTTTCTCCAAAAAAGCAATCGCCACCGAGCAGGAGTTGAAGCAGGTGCTGCATTTTTTTGACCGCGCGATGGATAAGGATGTCGCGAATCTGATGGTGTACGGCTTCGAGGGGCGGCATTATACGCTGGATGGAAAGGGGAAGGTTATTCTTCCCGAGAATACGTCGCAGCTGCGAGTATATGAAGTCAGTCCGCTGTACTCACTGATGATCGCTGACGGGGGCAATAAGAATATTATGGAAGTCGCGCAAAAAGAGCAGCTGACCGCCCTTGCCGACCAGCTGAACAAAGATAACGAGCAGTTTCTGGTCGATGATCCTACCGTCGGCTTAATCTCTCCCACCTATGATGAGAAAAACGTTGAGCTGTCCGCCATTATCGCAGATGCTACTTATAATTATATTCTAGGGAATATCGATGCGGACGGATTTGCCGAAGAGGTGGAGAACTGGAGAACCAGCGGCGGCAGTATGATCATTCAAGAGTATGCCGAGGCCGAGGCAAAGGCGAGAAATGACGAGAATTAG